The following coding sequences lie in one Nitratireductor mangrovi genomic window:
- a CDS encoding response regulator transcription factor, giving the protein MKILLIEDDREAADYLEKALTEAGHTAHVAGDGETGFTLADGGEYDVLIVDRMLPRRDGLSVIAGLRARGTRTPVLILSALGEVDDRVTGLRAGGDDYLTKPFAFSELLARIEVLNRRAGTSDVETVYRAGDLELDRLSHTVRRAGREIGLQPREFRLLEYLMRHAGQVVTRTMLLENVWDYHFDPQTNVIDVHVSRLRGKIEKGFDKPLLHTIRGAGYMLKAG; this is encoded by the coding sequence ATGAAGATTCTGCTCATCGAAGACGACCGCGAGGCTGCCGACTACCTCGAAAAGGCGCTGACGGAGGCCGGCCACACCGCCCACGTCGCCGGCGACGGCGAAACCGGCTTCACCCTTGCCGATGGCGGTGAATACGACGTGCTGATCGTCGACCGCATGCTGCCGCGTCGCGACGGCCTTTCCGTGATCGCCGGCCTGCGCGCGCGTGGCACGCGTACGCCGGTTCTCATCCTGTCCGCCCTCGGCGAGGTCGACGACCGGGTGACCGGGCTGCGGGCGGGTGGTGACGACTACCTCACCAAGCCCTTCGCCTTCTCCGAGCTTCTGGCCCGCATAGAGGTGCTGAACCGCCGCGCCGGCACCAGCGATGTCGAGACCGTCTACCGCGCCGGCGACCTCGAGCTTGACCGGCTCTCCCACACCGTCCGGCGCGCCGGCCGCGAGATCGGGTTGCAGCCGCGCGAGTTCCGCCTGCTCGAGTACCTCATGCGCCACGCCGGCCAGGTGGTGACGCGCACCATGCTGCTGGAGAACGTCTGGGACTATCATTTCGACCCGCAGACCAATGTGATCGACGTTCACGTGTCGCGCCTGCGCGGCAAGATCGAGAAGGGCTTTGACAAGCCGCTGCTCCACACGATCCGCGGCGCCGGCTACATGCTGAAGGCCGGCTGA
- a CDS encoding Do family serine endopeptidase, with protein MTSPHSANSGKRRKWMAAAASVAIASAIGFGAVTSGSLPVLAEPVRVDGPQAPGFADIVERVSPAVVSVRVKAKMQPANDRGPGFFFNGPGFEDLPDDHPLKRFFREFRGDRFGGPGGRPERHGRARPVSQGSGFFISEDGYLVTNNHVIDGGSEFTVLMDDGTELDATLIGSDPRTDLAVMKVEEARKFTYVDFADDAKVRVGDWVVAVGNPFGLGGTVTAGIVSARGRDIGAGPYDDFIQIDAAVNRGNSGGPAFNLNGEVVGINTAIFSPSGGNVGIAFAIPASIAKEVITDLIEDGNVERGWLGVQIQPVTPDIAESLGLAEQKGALVTEPQADSPALAAGIKAGDVIVDVDGTQIDSPRALARLIGGMAPGTSTEVTVWRNGATEKLTVKLTEMPGVEKMARAETPDTDDGALLDDFGLTVAASGDGNGVVVTDVDPGSDAADRGIRTGDIIVAVNSSPVDSAAAVEAAVAEASRAGRKAVLFQLQRDDTNRFVALPVARG; from the coding sequence ATGACTTCACCCCATTCCGCAAATTCCGGCAAACGCAGGAAATGGATGGCCGCGGCGGCCTCCGTCGCGATCGCTTCGGCAATCGGCTTCGGCGCCGTCACGTCCGGGTCGCTTCCCGTGCTTGCCGAGCCGGTGCGTGTCGACGGTCCGCAGGCGCCCGGCTTCGCCGACATCGTCGAGCGCGTGTCGCCGGCCGTTGTCAGCGTGCGCGTCAAGGCCAAGATGCAGCCGGCCAACGACCGCGGTCCCGGCTTCTTCTTCAACGGTCCCGGCTTCGAGGATCTTCCCGACGATCATCCCCTGAAGCGCTTCTTCCGCGAATTCCGCGGCGACCGCTTTGGCGGCCCTGGCGGCCGGCCCGAGCGGCACGGCAGGGCGCGTCCGGTGTCGCAGGGTTCCGGCTTCTTCATCAGCGAGGATGGCTATCTGGTCACCAACAACCACGTCATCGACGGCGGCTCGGAGTTCACCGTGCTGATGGATGACGGCACCGAGCTCGACGCCACGCTGATCGGTTCCGACCCGCGCACCGACCTTGCCGTGATGAAGGTCGAGGAGGCGCGCAAGTTCACCTATGTCGACTTCGCCGACGATGCCAAGGTCCGTGTCGGCGACTGGGTGGTCGCGGTCGGCAATCCGTTCGGCCTCGGCGGCACGGTGACGGCCGGCATCGTCTCGGCGCGCGGCCGCGACATCGGCGCCGGCCCCTATGACGATTTCATCCAGATCGACGCGGCCGTGAACCGCGGCAATTCCGGCGGCCCAGCCTTCAACCTCAATGGCGAGGTGGTCGGCATCAACACCGCGATCTTCTCGCCCTCGGGGGGCAATGTCGGCATTGCCTTCGCCATTCCGGCGTCGATCGCCAAGGAGGTCATCACTGATCTGATCGAGGACGGCAATGTGGAGCGCGGCTGGCTCGGCGTTCAGATCCAGCCGGTCACCCCGGACATCGCCGAATCGCTCGGCCTTGCCGAACAGAAGGGCGCGCTCGTCACCGAGCCGCAGGCCGACAGCCCGGCGCTCGCCGCCGGCATCAAGGCCGGCGACGTGATCGTCGATGTCGACGGCACCCAGATCGATTCGCCGCGTGCGCTCGCCCGCCTGATCGGCGGCATGGCTCCTGGCACGTCGACCGAAGTGACCGTGTGGCGCAACGGTGCCACCGAGAAGCTGACGGTGAAGCTCACCGAAATGCCCGGCGTCGAGAAGATGGCACGCGCCGAAACGCCGGACACGGATGATGGTGCGCTGCTCGATGATTTCGGCTTGACCGTGGCGGCGTCCGGAGACGGCAACGGTGTCGTCGTGACCGACGTCGATCCGGGCAGCGACGCCGCCGATCGCGGCATTCGCACCGGCGATATCATCGTGGCGGTCAATTCCAGCCCGGTCGACAGTGCCGCAGCCGTGGAAGCGGCGGTTGCCGAGGCCTCCAGGGCCGGCCGCAAGGCGGTTCTGTTCCAGCTCCAGCGCGACGACACCAACCGCTTCGTCGCCTTGCCGGTCGCGCGCGGCTAG
- a CDS encoding acid-shock protein: MQTKMKTALTFLALAGMIGGLTATARADDMRHGGKGHHGMRLEKADADNSGDLTFEEYATTIDARLANADADGDGQMTVGEIADEIVRMRAERAARRLVRRFDVDGDGALTPGEIENRQRKMFALLDRNDDGVIDRSEMPRRHGKGHHRRDRRH, encoded by the coding sequence ATGCAGACGAAGATGAAGACAGCCCTGACCTTCCTGGCTCTGGCCGGCATGATCGGCGGCCTCACCGCCACCGCCCGGGCGGACGACATGCGCCATGGCGGCAAGGGGCATCACGGTATGCGCCTTGAAAAAGCCGACGCCGACAACAGCGGCGACCTGACCTTCGAGGAGTACGCCACCACCATCGATGCCCGCCTCGCCAATGCCGATGCAGACGGTGACGGTCAGATGACGGTGGGCGAAATCGCCGACGAGATCGTGCGCATGCGTGCCGAGCGGGCGGCCCGGCGACTGGTCAGGCGCTTCGATGTCGATGGCGACGGTGCGCTGACCCCCGGCGAGATCGAGAACCGGCAACGCAAGATGTTCGCCCTTCTCGATCGCAACGACGACGGCGTGATCGACCGTTCCGAGATGCCGCGCCGCCACGGCAAGGGCCATCATCGCCGCGACCGCCGACACTGA
- a CDS encoding bifunctional alpha/beta hydrolase/OsmC family protein, whose translation MNEGILRVDFEGHSGARLAARLDLPNGPTRAWALFAHCFTCSKDLIAARRIAAELARAGIAVLRFDFTGLGSSDGEFASTDFTSNVGDLVSAAAYLRDRYEAPALLVGHSLGGAAVLAAAKDIPEARAVVTIGAPADTGHVLKNFGASLSAIEREGEAEVTLAGRSFRIGKGFVDDVRSTHLADAIGKMKKPLLILHSPLDAVVGIENATAIFMAAKHPKSFVSLDKADHLLTNPDDAQYAAQVIAGWVGRYVRKDTPQGTENVEHVRIMETGEGKFQNAVQAGRHRLFADEPESVGGLDTGPSPYDFLSIALGACTSMTLRIYAEFKKLDLGRVSVDVSHAKVHARDCEECSDEERGSKGKIDRFERIITIDGEVPAELADKIEEIANKCPVHRTLEAHAKVATVVRSAD comes from the coding sequence ATGAACGAGGGTATCCTCCGCGTCGACTTCGAAGGCCATTCCGGCGCCAGGCTCGCCGCCCGCCTCGACCTTCCCAACGGCCCGACCCGCGCCTGGGCACTCTTTGCCCATTGCTTCACCTGCTCCAAGGACCTGATCGCTGCGCGGCGCATCGCGGCGGAACTGGCGCGCGCCGGCATCGCCGTGCTGCGCTTCGATTTCACCGGATTGGGCTCGAGCGACGGCGAATTCGCCTCGACCGACTTCACCTCCAATGTCGGCGACCTCGTCTCGGCCGCGGCCTATCTGCGCGACCGCTATGAGGCGCCGGCGCTTCTGGTCGGCCATTCGCTCGGCGGTGCGGCCGTGCTGGCCGCAGCCAAGGACATTCCCGAGGCGAGGGCGGTGGTGACGATCGGCGCGCCGGCCGACACAGGCCATGTGCTCAAGAATTTCGGCGCCAGCCTCTCCGCCATCGAAAGGGAGGGCGAAGCGGAGGTCACGCTCGCCGGCCGCAGCTTCAGGATCGGCAAGGGTTTTGTCGACGACGTCCGCTCGACCCATCTCGCCGATGCGATCGGCAAGATGAAGAAGCCGCTCCTGATCCTGCATTCGCCGCTCGATGCCGTCGTCGGCATCGAGAACGCGACGGCGATCTTCATGGCCGCCAAGCATCCGAAGAGCTTCGTCTCGCTCGACAAGGCGGATCATCTCCTCACCAACCCCGACGATGCGCAATATGCCGCGCAGGTGATCGCCGGCTGGGTTGGGCGCTATGTCCGCAAGGACACGCCGCAAGGGACCGAAAACGTCGAGCATGTGCGCATCATGGAAACCGGCGAGGGCAAGTTCCAGAACGCCGTCCAGGCCGGCCGGCACCGACTTTTCGCCGACGAGCCGGAAAGCGTTGGCGGCCTCGACACCGGTCCCTCGCCCTATGATTTCCTGTCGATCGCGCTCGGCGCCTGCACGTCCATGACGCTGCGCATCTACGCCGAGTTCAAGAAGCTCGATCTCGGCCGCGTCAGCGTCGACGTCTCGCACGCCAAGGTCCATGCCCGCGACTGCGAGGAATGCAGCGACGAGGAACGCGGAAGCAAGGGTAAGATCGATCGCTTCGAGCGCATCATCACCATCGACGGCGAGGTGCCGGCGGAACTGGCGGACAAGATCGAGGAGATCGCCAACAAATGCCCGGTGCACCGCACGCTCGAAGCCCACGCGAAGGTGGCGACGGTCGTGCGCAGCGCCGATTGA
- a CDS encoding bifunctional [glutamine synthetase] adenylyltransferase/[glutamine synthetase]-adenylyl-L-tyrosine phosphorylase, giving the protein MSLHAEKGKRDWFGGPVRCLVPLSEDEASEAIEALADCAAEDGLERLEAMLRGGGDGTAFLGTVFSLSPYLRDVARRAPAIIERLFDADVETRIDTLIEETANAAVGDEVTEAVLMERLRRLKAEAHFLIALADLAGVSDTRTTVGRLSRLADAAISAAVCFLLREGHQRGKLSLADPGDPEKESGLIVLGMGKLGAHELNYSSDIDLIVFFDPEAPAVVDPLESTDLFARLVRRLVRILQDRTEHGYVFRTDLRLRPDPGSTPLAIPVEAALNYYESRGQNWERAAMIKARPVAGDRPAATRFLKELTPYVWRKYMDYAAIADVHSIKRQIHAHKGHGEVAVRGHNVKLGRGGIREIEFFVQTQQLIAGGRFPELRGRETVPMLGQLAGRGWISEEARGALSARYWFLRDVEHAIQMIADEQTHTLPEDDEGLERVARLRGYGSAEDFSVDFRAALKEVETHYAALFESAPQLSSGIGNLVFTGDVDDPDTLSTLSELGFERPSDMCRVIRTWHFGRYRATQSAEARERLTELTPALLQAFGSTRRADEAILRFDEFLSGLPAGIQLFSLLQSNPGLLRLLATVMGAAPRLAAIITRRPHVFDGLLDPALMSELPNKAYLSARLETFLQGATAYEETLDRLRIFTAEQKFLIGMRLLTGAIDATRAGKAFSDLADLTVGAALEAVAGEFAVRHGRVPGGRIAILGMGKLGSRELTAGSDIDLILLYDHDEDAEESDGDKPLAASLYFARLTQRLIAAVSAPTAEGVLYELDLRLRPSGNKGPVATHIDAFRKYQRSDAWTWEQMALTRARVVAGDDDFAGVVTAEVDDVLTLPHDRKKVLGDATEMRQLIEDEKPPRDVWDLKLIPGGLIDLEFIAQAAVLVDGLDGERSTATAEVLARLSPNYCEPGVRDELLSAYRLFMNLTQVTRLCLTGPVDRDDMPPGLADLLLRNTDLPDLKVLEAHIEETSQRVRKHFEALFRAKHG; this is encoded by the coding sequence ATGAGCCTGCACGCTGAGAAGGGCAAACGGGACTGGTTCGGCGGCCCCGTGCGCTGCCTTGTTCCGCTCTCCGAGGACGAGGCCTCCGAGGCGATCGAGGCCCTTGCCGACTGCGCGGCTGAGGACGGTCTGGAACGTCTTGAGGCCATGCTGCGCGGTGGCGGCGATGGTACTGCCTTTCTCGGCACCGTCTTCAGCCTGTCGCCCTATCTGCGCGACGTTGCGCGACGCGCCCCGGCGATTATCGAGCGCCTTTTCGACGCCGACGTCGAAACGCGCATCGATACGTTGATCGAAGAGACCGCGAATGCCGCGGTCGGCGACGAGGTCACCGAAGCCGTGCTCATGGAGCGGCTGCGGCGGCTGAAGGCCGAGGCGCATTTCCTCATCGCTCTTGCCGATCTCGCCGGCGTCAGTGATACCCGCACCACTGTCGGACGCCTGAGCCGGCTCGCCGATGCGGCGATCAGCGCCGCAGTCTGTTTCCTGCTGCGCGAGGGGCACCAGCGCGGCAAGCTTTCCCTCGCCGATCCCGGCGACCCGGAGAAGGAGAGCGGGCTGATCGTTCTCGGCATGGGCAAGCTCGGCGCTCACGAGCTCAACTACTCCTCCGACATCGATCTGATCGTCTTCTTCGACCCCGAGGCGCCCGCCGTGGTCGACCCGCTCGAATCGACCGACCTCTTCGCCCGTCTCGTGCGTCGCCTGGTGCGCATCCTGCAGGACCGCACGGAGCATGGCTATGTCTTCCGGACCGATCTGCGGCTGCGTCCCGATCCCGGATCAACGCCGCTGGCGATCCCGGTCGAGGCGGCGCTCAACTACTATGAGAGCCGTGGCCAGAACTGGGAGCGCGCCGCTATGATCAAGGCGCGGCCCGTGGCTGGCGACCGCCCGGCGGCCACGCGCTTCCTGAAGGAACTGACACCCTATGTCTGGCGCAAATACATGGACTACGCCGCGATTGCCGACGTCCACTCGATCAAGCGCCAGATTCACGCCCACAAGGGCCATGGCGAGGTCGCGGTTCGCGGCCACAACGTCAAGCTCGGCCGCGGCGGCATTCGCGAGATCGAGTTCTTCGTCCAGACCCAGCAGCTGATCGCCGGCGGGCGCTTTCCCGAGTTGCGCGGGCGCGAGACGGTGCCGATGCTGGGCCAACTCGCCGGGCGCGGCTGGATATCGGAGGAGGCGCGCGGCGCGCTTTCCGCGCGCTACTGGTTCCTGCGCGATGTCGAACACGCGATCCAGATGATCGCCGACGAGCAGACCCATACCTTGCCCGAGGATGACGAGGGGCTGGAACGCGTCGCGCGGCTCCGTGGCTATGGCTCGGCGGAAGACTTCTCGGTCGATTTCCGCGCCGCGCTGAAGGAGGTCGAAACCCACTATGCGGCGCTGTTCGAAAGCGCGCCACAGCTTTCCTCGGGCATCGGCAACCTGGTCTTCACCGGCGATGTCGACGACCCGGACACGCTTTCCACCTTGAGCGAACTCGGCTTCGAGCGCCCGAGCGACATGTGCCGCGTGATCCGCACTTGGCATTTCGGTCGCTATCGCGCCACCCAGTCGGCCGAGGCACGCGAGCGGCTGACCGAACTGACGCCGGCGCTGTTGCAGGCCTTCGGCAGCACGCGACGTGCCGACGAGGCGATCCTGCGCTTCGACGAGTTTCTTTCAGGACTGCCGGCCGGCATCCAGCTGTTCTCGCTGCTGCAGTCCAATCCCGGCCTGCTGCGGCTTTTGGCAACGGTCATGGGTGCGGCGCCGCGGCTCGCCGCCATCATCACCCGGCGCCCGCATGTCTTCGACGGGCTGCTCGACCCGGCCCTGATGTCGGAGCTTCCCAACAAGGCCTATCTGTCGGCACGGCTGGAGACCTTCCTGCAAGGCGCCACGGCCTACGAGGAAACGCTGGACCGGCTGCGCATCTTCACGGCCGAGCAGAAGTTCCTGATCGGTATGCGGCTTCTCACCGGCGCCATCGACGCGACCCGCGCCGGCAAGGCCTTTTCCGACCTCGCCGATCTGACGGTCGGGGCGGCGCTCGAAGCCGTCGCCGGCGAGTTTGCCGTTCGTCACGGCCGCGTTCCGGGCGGCCGCATCGCCATCCTCGGCATGGGCAAGCTCGGCAGCCGGGAACTCACTGCCGGCTCCGACATCGACCTGATCCTGCTTTATGATCATGACGAGGACGCGGAGGAATCCGACGGCGACAAGCCGCTTGCGGCGTCGCTCTATTTCGCGCGCCTGACCCAGCGCCTGATCGCTGCCGTGTCGGCGCCGACGGCCGAGGGCGTGCTCTACGAACTCGACCTCAGGCTGCGCCCCTCCGGCAACAAGGGGCCGGTCGCCACCCATATCGATGCCTTCCGGAAATATCAGCGCAGCGACGCGTGGACCTGGGAGCAGATGGCGCTGACCCGGGCCCGTGTCGTCGCCGGCGACGACGACTTCGCCGGCGTTGTCACGGCGGAGGTCGATGACGTGCTGACGCTGCCGCACGACCGCAAGAAAGTGCTCGGCGACGCCACCGAAATGCGGCAACTGATCGAGGACGAAAAACCGCCGCGCGACGTCTGGGACCTGAAGCTCATTCCGGGCGGGCTGATCGACCTCGAGTTCATCGCCCAGGCGGCGGTGCTGGTCGACGGCCTCGATGGCGAGCGCTCGACTGCGACCGCGGAGGTGCTGGCGCGGCTTTCGCCGAACTATTGCGAGCCGGGCGTCAGGGACGAACTGCTCTCGGCCTACCGGTTGTTCATGAACCTGACACAGGTCACGCGCCTATGCCTGACCGGCCCGGTCGATCGCGACGACATGCCGCCCGGGCTGGCCGACCTGTTGTTGCGCAACACCGACCTTCCGGACCTCAAGGTGCTGGAAGCCCATATCGAAGAGACGTCACAGCGCGTGCGGAAACATTTCGAAGCGCTGTTTCGTGCGAAACATGGCTGA
- a CDS encoding sensor histidine kinase, which yields MKTTAARLSALYLLLFGACAVVLVVYMTSISSRIIAAQTRETIQEEMHGLGRAYERGGLPRLVRVMEQRARQPGANLYLIADPNGRILAGNVESLQPGILEIEGWTLRPFAYKRYGEPGLVRPPADNGAGAEADGDLHHTAMALVLRLPNGMILLVGRDLREPERFRDVVQRALILTLLIMGLGAFLIWYFVGRAALRRIDSISVASRRIMGGDLSGRLPVSGAGDEFDRLSENLNAMLTRIAALNEGLKQVSDNIAHDLKTPLARLRSRAETALAGRKKPAELRTALEATIAESDQLIRTFNAILMISRLEAGYSAESLAATDLAEIIGDVAELYEPVAEEAGVALETRMSGATKITGNRELLAQALSNIVDNAIKYSSGHAEKPRVLVTLEKSGGEVRVAVSDNGPGIPAEDHRRATERFVRLEASRSQPGSGLGLSLAKAVMTFHRGRLELADAGPGLEVAMIFPVREAAR from the coding sequence ATGAAGACGACCGCCGCGCGTCTGTCGGCGCTCTACCTTCTGCTTTTCGGCGCCTGCGCGGTGGTGCTTGTCGTCTACATGACCTCGATCTCGTCGCGCATCATCGCCGCGCAGACCCGCGAGACCATCCAGGAGGAGATGCACGGCCTCGGCCGCGCCTATGAGCGCGGCGGCCTGCCGCGTCTGGTGCGTGTGATGGAACAGCGCGCCCGTCAGCCGGGCGCCAATCTCTACCTGATCGCCGATCCCAACGGCCGCATCCTGGCCGGCAATGTCGAAAGCCTGCAGCCGGGCATTCTCGAAATCGAGGGCTGGACGCTCCGGCCCTTCGCCTACAAGCGCTATGGCGAACCCGGGCTGGTGCGCCCGCCGGCCGACAACGGTGCTGGTGCGGAGGCCGACGGCGACCTGCACCATACAGCGATGGCGCTCGTCTTGCGGCTGCCCAACGGCATGATCCTGCTCGTTGGCCGCGATCTGCGCGAGCCGGAGCGCTTCCGTGACGTCGTGCAGCGGGCGCTGATTCTCACCCTGCTGATCATGGGACTCGGCGCATTCCTGATCTGGTATTTCGTCGGTCGCGCCGCGCTGCGCCGTATCGACAGCATCTCCGTCGCCAGCCGCCGCATCATGGGCGGCGACCTCTCGGGCCGTTTGCCGGTCAGCGGCGCCGGCGACGAGTTCGACCGGCTGTCGGAAAATCTCAATGCCATGCTGACGCGGATCGCCGCCCTCAACGAGGGGCTGAAGCAGGTCTCCGACAACATCGCGCACGACCTCAAGACGCCGCTCGCGCGCCTGCGCAGCCGCGCCGAAACCGCGCTTGCCGGGCGCAAGAAGCCGGCCGAACTGCGCACCGCGCTGGAAGCGACGATCGCCGAATCCGATCAGCTTATCCGTACGTTCAATGCCATTTTGATGATCTCGCGCCTAGAGGCCGGCTACTCCGCCGAATCGCTCGCCGCGACCGATCTTGCGGAGATCATCGGCGACGTCGCCGAACTTTACGAACCGGTTGCGGAGGAGGCGGGTGTGGCGCTCGAAACGCGCATGTCGGGCGCGACCAAGATCACCGGCAACCGCGAACTGCTGGCGCAGGCCTTGTCAAACATCGTCGACAACGCAATCAAATACTCCTCCGGCCACGCGGAAAAGCCGCGTGTTTTGGTAACGCTTGAAAAGAGCGGGGGAGAAGTGCGTGTGGCGGTTTCAGACAACGGACCGGGCATCCCGGCGGAAGACCACCGCCGCGCCACAGAGCGCTTCGTCCGCCTTGAGGCCAGCCGGTCGCAACCGGGCTCAGGGCTCGGCCTGAGTCTGGCCAAGGCGGTCATGACCTTCCACCGCGGCCGACTGGAACTGGCCGATGCCGGGCCGGGGCTGGAGGTTGCGATGATATTTCCGGTGCGGGAGGCTGCACGATGA
- a CDS encoding cytochrome c-type biogenesis protein has translation MTTLRKLLLVLLLACVPASSALAVQPDEILDDPALEERARGLSARLRCLVCQNQSIDDSDAELARDLRVLVRERLLAGDSDAEVIDFVVSRYGEFVLLRPRFSVRNALLWATPVLLLGAGGAFVVLGARRRRRASTPLTEDERQRLDQILREPGETN, from the coding sequence GTGACGACGCTGCGCAAGCTCCTTCTGGTCCTGCTGCTGGCCTGCGTGCCTGCTAGTTCAGCGCTGGCCGTGCAGCCGGATGAAATCCTCGACGATCCCGCGCTCGAGGAGCGCGCACGCGGGCTCTCGGCGCGGCTGCGCTGCCTTGTCTGCCAGAACCAGTCGATCGACGATTCCGACGCCGAACTGGCGCGCGACCTGCGTGTCCTGGTGCGCGAACGCCTGCTGGCCGGCGACAGCGATGCCGAGGTCATCGACTTCGTCGTCTCGCGCTATGGCGAGTTCGTGCTGTTGCGGCCACGTTTCAGCGTCCGCAACGCGCTGCTCTGGGCGACGCCGGTTCTGCTTCTCGGTGCCGGCGGCGCATTCGTCGTTCTGGGGGCGCGGCGTCGGCGACGCGCTTCAACGCCGTTGACCGAGGACGAACGCCAAAGACTCGATCAGATTTTGCGGGAGCCCGGCGAAACGAACTGA